One part of the Trypanosoma brucei brucei TREU927 chromosome 4, complete sequence genome encodes these proteins:
- a CDS encoding thioredoxin, putative (similar to GB:AAF45013.1: symbol {Drosophila melanogaster}), which yields MKRPSFLLVSLLFLAIGSTVIEAFPFTASSGVVELTPATFNSFLGSHKPVFILFYAPWCGHCKRLHPEWEKFAKSVEGIVRVGAVNADEHQQLGQQFNLRGFPTVKFWGLGEKRANAAMDYAGERSAGAIQSQAISLINAPGIKTVKKAEELREAAQAAPEKKAVVLFSAKSRVPPIYAVLSLSPRLKSMPFYFAGEQEKSGFASEFGVSKLPAIVVLNTTAGEVKPVIYPGKKVAYEPIAKFLLACANDAYDEANFSLEGGESEQATKKGAAKLALPVRPLPASAHGLENFCSPDARKKAERTPLCVISLTSEFSLNDVHKTFSNEPLVFFEAGDARDILLGALRGKLGLEKIADKLKDDKEHNALLLRASKQGTVHYRLVGGVNTAETLSSVLQMVVSGEISLTKEQPK from the coding sequence ATGAAGcgcccttcttttcttcttgtgagccttttgtttttggcaATTGGCAGCACTGTCATAGAAGCCTTCCCCTTCACAGCCTCCTCTGGTGTTGTGGAGCTAACCCCTGCGACTTTCAACAGCTTCCTCGGCTCTCACAAACCCGTTTTTATCCTTTTCTACGCACCGTGGTGTGGGCACTGCAAGCGCCTTCACCCGGAGTGGGAAAAGTTTGCCAAATCTGTCGAGGGAATTGTTCGTGTGGGTGCTGTGAATGCCGATGAGCACCAGCAACTTGGCCAACAATTCAACCTGCGCGGTTTCCCTACGGTTAAGTTTTGGGGTTTGGGAGAAAAGCGTGCCAATGCAGCTATGGACTACGCCGGTGAGCGCAGCGCGGGAGCCATTCAATCGCAAGCCATCAGTCTCATCAATGCACCAGGAATCAAGACGGTGAAAAAAGCTGAGGAGCTACGCGAGGCGGCTCAGGCGGCACCAGAGAAGAAGGCTGTTGTACTATTCAGTGCTAAAAGCCGCGTGCCGCCAATTTATGCCGTTCTTTCGCTCTCACCCCGACTCAAGTCGATGCCGTTTTACTTTGCAGGGGAGCAAGAAAAGTCTGGATTCGCTTCAGAATTTGGCGTAAGTAAACTTCCAGCCATTGTTGTCCTCAACACCACCGCTGGCGAAGTGAAGCCGGTGATATACCCGGGGAAGAAAGTTGCTTATGAGCCCATTGCAAAGTTTTTACTGGCCTGTGCAAACGATGCTTACGATGAGGCTAACTTCTCCTTGGAGGGTGGTGAGAGTGAGCAAGCTACAAAGAAGGGTGCTGCAAAGTTGGCGCTGCCAGTCCGGCCGCTCCCCGCGTCAGCTCATGGTCTCGAGAATTTTTGCTCCCCTGACGCACGGAAGAAGGCTGAGCGAACGCCACTGTGTGTGATTTCACTCACTTCTGAGTTTTCGCTTAACGACGTGCATAAAACCTTCAGCAATGAGCCACTTGTTTTCTTCGAGGCTGGGGATGCTCGTGATATCCTTCTTGGGGCCCTTCGGGGAAAGCTGGGACTAGAGAAGATTGCAGACAAACTGAAGGACGACAAGGAACACAACGCACTTCTGCTTCGCGCCTCCAAGCAGGGCACCGTACACTACAGACTCGTTGGAGGCGTAAACACAGCTGAAACTCTCAGCTCAGTCTTACAAATGGTTGTATCAGGCGAGATATCCCTCACGAAGGAGCAGCCGAAGTAA